AGGTTGGGACAGGAAGCTTTATAGGTAGCAGTTCGGTGACAATCGGACAACTAAAAATCGGAGAGTGGTCAACTGTTGGTGCAGGTGCAGTAGTTATTGAAGATGTGGAGAATGGTGTAACCGTGGCAGGGGTTCCAGCAAAAGTAATTAATAAAGGAGCAATGTTAGGATGAAACATGTATTTATTGTAGCGGAAATTGGTTGTAATCATAACGGGAGTAAAGAATTAGCAAAAAGAATGGTAGAATCAGCAAAAGATTGTGGTGTGGATGCTGTTAAATTCCAAACTTTTAAGGCAAAGGACTTGATATCTTGTTATGCACCAAAAGCAGAATACCAGAAAATTACAACTGGAACCTCAGATTCACAGTTAGAAATGACTGCAAAATTAGAATTGTCTCATGAAGACTTTTTAGAATTAAAGGCTTATGCGGAAGAAATAGGTTTAGAAGTATTTTCTACTCCGTTTGATATTGGATCAGTCGAATTTTTAGATTCTATTGGACAAAATTTATGGAAAATACCTTCTGGAGAGATTACAAATTTGCCGTATTTGAATCGAATAGGAGCTATTAAGAGGGAAGGAAAAAAAGTTATGCTTTCTTCTGGTATGGCAACTATAGAGGAAATAGAAAATTGTATTGAGATTTTAGTAAATGCAGGAACAAAAGAATGTGATATCATTCTTCTTCATTGCAATACGGAGTATCCTACACCAGATAAAGATGTGAATATATTAGCAATTAATGATTTAAAGAAGCATTTTCCAAATGTTAAAATTGGATTTTCAGATCATTCGGTTGGATATACAGCTGCAATTGGAGCCGCTGTTTTAGGAATTGATTTAATAGAGAAACATTTCACATTGGACAAGAATTACGAAGGACCAGATCATAAGGCGTCAGCAACACCGAATGAATTGAAAGAATTAGTTCAGAATGTTCGAAGAGTTGAAGTGATGGCGGGAAGTGATAAAAAAATTGTGACAGATTCTGAAAGAAAGAATAAAATCGTAGCAAGAAAGTCTATTGTAGCATTGAAGAAAATATCGGTGGGTGAAATTTTTACGGAAGATAATATTACATGTAAAAGACCTGGAAATGGAATTAGTCCATTATATTGGTATGAGGTATTAGGCAAAGTTGCAGAACGAGATTTTAATGAAGATGAGTTGATCACAGTTTCCGGATTTGAGTGGCAGGAGTGTTAAAAAGTAAGGCATGGTCTGCATTTGTCCAGAAGAAGGACATAGCATACTTCAAGATATTTGAAAAGGAGATTATTTAATCATGAAGAAAATTGCAATTATTCCGGCTCGTTCCGGCTCGAAAGGATTGAAAGATAAAAATATAATTGATTTATGTGGGAAGCCGTTAATTGCATATTCAATAGAAGCAGCGCTTAAAAGTAAAGTTTTCAATAAAGTGATTGTTTCAACAGATTCTAAAAAATATGGAGAAATAGCGGAGCAATATGGTGCGGAGGTATTATATAGGGGAGAGGCATTATCTAATGATAAAGCAACATCTTATATGGTAATAGCTGACGTGTTAAGTAAAGTAGAAATAGTGGACTATTTTGTATTGTTACAGCCTACTTCCCCGATGAGAGATGAATTACATATAAAAAAGGCTTGTGAAATGTTTGAAGAGTGTATGCAGGAATATGATTTCCTTGTTTCAGTAAAGGAGGCTGAGCATTCTTCGGTTCTCGTGAGACCAATTGAACAGGATGGAAGTTTAAAATATTTTGATACTGATTTTTCAAATTACCGGAGGCAGGCATATAAAGAATATTCCCCAAATGGTGCAATTTTCATTGGTAAACCCAAGGAATATTTAAACCACAAACATTTTTTTGGCGCTAGAAGTATGGCGTATATCATGAATACATTTGATTCAATTGATATTGATACTTCTTTGGACTATGAATTTGCAAATTTATGTATGAAGAAGAAATTACAGGAGAAAGTCTTATGAAAAAAATAGCTTTTGTAACAGGATCAAGAGCAGATTATGGAATTGTACGTCGATACCTTGATCTATTAAATAAAGATGACGATATTGATTTGAAAATATTGGTTACT
This window of the Mediterraneibacter gnavus ATCC 29149 genome carries:
- a CDS encoding cytidylyltransferase domain-containing protein is translated as MKKIAIIPARSGSKGLKDKNIIDLCGKPLIAYSIEAALKSKVFNKVIVSTDSKKYGEIAEQYGAEVLYRGEALSNDKATSYMVIADVLSKVEIVDYFVLLQPTSPMRDELHIKKACEMFEECMQEYDFLVSVKEAEHSSVLVRPIEQDGSLKYFDTDFSNYRRQAYKEYSPNGAIFIGKPKEYLNHKHFFGARSMAYIMNTFDSIDIDTSLDYEFANLCMKKKLQEKVL
- the neuB gene encoding N-acetylneuraminate synthase; translation: MKHVFIVAEIGCNHNGSKELAKRMVESAKDCGVDAVKFQTFKAKDLISCYAPKAEYQKITTGTSDSQLEMTAKLELSHEDFLELKAYAEEIGLEVFSTPFDIGSVEFLDSIGQNLWKIPSGEITNLPYLNRIGAIKREGKKVMLSSGMATIEEIENCIEILVNAGTKECDIILLHCNTEYPTPDKDVNILAINDLKKHFPNVKIGFSDHSVGYTAAIGAAVLGIDLIEKHFTLDKNYEGPDHKASATPNELKELVQNVRRVEVMAGSDKKIVTDSERKNKIVARKSIVALKKISVGEIFTEDNITCKRPGNGISPLYWYEVLGKVAERDFNEDELITVSGFEWQEC